From a single Stigmatopora argus isolate UIUO_Sarg chromosome 4, RoL_Sarg_1.0, whole genome shotgun sequence genomic region:
- the LOC144073190 gene encoding trafficking kinesin-binding protein 1-like isoform X2 has product MKRRGQRVVKSDYYELDWYYEECTDVLCADRVGQMTKTYSDIDAVTRLLEEKERDLELAARIGQSLLKKNKTLSERNELLEEQVEHIREEVSQLRHDVSVKDELLQFYTTAAEESEGESTTPTLIVRPSESNVSTPTCFPLDSLQKKLKDLEEENQCLRSEASHLETETLFFEEKEQQLVNDCVKELRVANLQISSLAEDLAKKSDDASRQQEEITHLLSQIVDLQKKAKMYAVENEELTQHLGAAKDAQRQLTAELRELQDKYAECMEMLHEAQEELKNLRNKTVPSNTQRRFHSLGLFPMDSLAAEIEGTMRKELQMDDPDVEEQRLQPKRVFQTVKNLNLMRQQRLSLSPSPLNIPGSNQSSCITSGRSSRVGTPRSNSMYGSETGSGMMLDNRSSGILETPDDGSEDSNKRPPGTPGTPGSRDLEAALRRLSLRRDNYLSEKRFFEDERERKLAYLAKEEEKGGGECSGDPGTPTESLFSLCSDPSLRSAWSGYSFTARSYLPEKLQIVKPLEGSATLFAWQQLAQPHMGALLDDRPGVVTKGFRTLAHEQDEAGNWQLDQPEEDEVSCDSFAGSSGENLSDTLYSNPSLWSSCSQNSNTDASPHSGTLHNEKAGRLENIQPKDFNPPASPPSSSTPSSSGMNGHVDFKELGTQDHMPVNFPGKSMSHTTSTYTLTTCRILHPSDQLGSVSPSSVLSSCRSSISSTPHTPCCTPRRLSLVPSESSTNLRDPTKTTSTSLGLGRLLLEHGISASPPSMGDPREHPTSDDTTEGDDDKLPKKRPQSLFLQPSTPPNSPHSHTKLPACADFHFSPSDDRPPYFDTFLASKPARIILREVQSEADRDRGEKTDDGEQTETLNLRLVEKLKSFRTLSPHTASMASATTLLAPFCSTGLRRNRSFPASVGASMAMKDPGGSHTTDILIAHSIQGPEIQTKAHALGQKQDQGQ; this is encoded by the exons ATGAAGAGGAGAGGACAGAGGGTTGTGAAGTCAGACTACTATGAACTGGACTGGTACTATGAGGAATGTACTGATG TACTGTGTGCTGATAGAGTTGGACAGATGACAAAGACCTACAGTGACATTGACGCCGTCACTCGACTGCTGGAAGAG AAAGAACGTGACTTGGAATTAGCAGCCCGCATCGGTCAGTCACTTCTGAAGAAAAACAAGACCCTCAGTGAGAGAAACGAACTACTGGAGGAGCAAGTTGAGCACATACGAGAGGAG GTATCCCAGTTGCGCCATGACGTGTCCGTGAAAGATGAGCTGTTGCAGTTCTATACCACCGCTGCTGAGGAAAGCGAGGGGGAGTCAACCACTCCCACACT TATTGTACGACCCAGTGAGAGCAATGTGTCAACGCCAACTTGTTTCCCATTGGACTCCTTGCAGAAGAAACTGAAAGATCTAGAAGAGGAAAATCAATGTCTTCGCTCTGAG GCCAGTCACTTGGAGACCGAAACACTCTTCTTTGAAGAAAAAGAGCAACAGTTGGTCAATGACTGCGTCAAAGAACTCC GCGTTGCCAACCTGCAAATTTCTTCTCTGGCTGAAGACCTGGCGAAGAAATCTGACGATGCTTCCAGACAGCAAGAGGAGATCACTCATCTTCTGTCCCAGATAGTAGACCTCcagaaaaaggccaaaatg tatgcTGTAGAGAACGAGGAACTCACACAGCATTTAGGGGCTGCCAAAGATGCTCAGCGACAACTCACTGCTGAG TTACGTGAGTTGCAGGACAAGTATGCAGAGTGCATGGAGATGTTACATGAGGCTCAAGAGGAGCTGAAAAATCTGAGGAATAAAACAGTTCCATCTAACACACAGAGACGTTTCCATTCTCTGGGATTGTTTCCAATG GACTCTCTAGCTGCAGAAATAGAAGGTACTATGAGGAAAGAACTTCAAATGGATGATCCAGATGTCGAGGAGCAAag ACTGCAGCCAAAACGTGTGTTCCAGACTGTAAAAAACCTCAACCTTATGCGTCAGCAACGTCTGTCGCTTTCCCCCTCCCCCCTCAACATCCCGGGCTCTAATCAGTCATCATGCATCACTTCGGGCCGCTCCAGCCGGGTGGGCACACCTCGCTCCAACTCTATGTATGGCAGTGAAACGGGAAGCGGAATGATGTTGGACAACCGGAGTAGCGGTATCCTAGAGACACCAGATGATGG ATCTGAGGACTCAAATAAGCGTCCCCCTGGAACTCCAGGTACCCCTGGTAGCCGTGACCTGGAGGCAGCCCTGCGGCGTCTGTCTCTACGCCGCGACAACTACCTCTCGGAAAAACGTTTCTTTGAAGACGAAAGGGAGAGGAAATTGGCGTACCTTGCCAAAGAGGAGGAAAAGGGAGGCGGGGAATGTAGCGGAGACCCAGGCACACCAACAGAGAGTCTTTTCTCACTATGTTCCGATCCATCGCTGAGAAGCGCGTGGTCGGGATACTCATTCACCGCCAGATCCTACCTACCAGAGAAGCTGCAGATTGTAAAGCCGCTGGAAG GTTCTGCAACCCTCTTTGCATGGCAGCAGTTAGCTCAACCCCACATGGGTGCTCTGCTGGATGACCGGCCCGGCGTGGTCACAAAGGGTTTCCGCACTTTAGCACACGAGCAGGACGAGGCAGGCAACTGGCAACTGGACCAGCCAGAGGAAGATGAAGTTTCATGTGACTCATTTGCAGGTTCTTCAGGAGAGAACCTTTCTGACACTTTGTACTCCAATCCCTCACTTTGGAGCTCCTGTAGCCAAAATAGCAACACAGATGCCAGTCCCCACTCAGGAACACTGCATAATGAAAAAGCAGGGAGATTAGAGAACATTCAACCAAAAGATTTTAACCCTCCTGCGAGTCCACCTTCTTCCTCTACACCATCTTCCTCTGGGATGAACGGGCATGTGGATTTCAAGGAACTCGGAACACAGGACCACATGCCTG TTAACTTCCCTGGGAAGAGTATGTCCCACACCACTTCCACCTACACACTCACCACCTGCAGGATTCTTCACCCCTCTGATCAGCTGGGCTCCGTGTCACCAAG TTCAGTGCTATCCTCTTGTCGAAGCAGTATATCATCTACTCCACATACCCCCTGCTGCACCCCACGCCGCCTCTCCCTCGTCCCATCTGAATCCTCCACCAATCTTCGAGACCCCACCAAGACGACCAGCACCTCACTAGGGCTCGGACGCCTCCTGCTGGAGCACGGGATCTCTGCGTCCCCGCCAAGCATGGGGGACCCCAGAGAGCATCCGACATCCGATGACACTACGGAGGGGGATGACGACAAATTGCCGAAGAAACGCccccaaagcctctttctccaGCCTTCGACTCCACCAAATTCCCCCCATTCTCACACCAAATTACCCGCTTGTGCAGATTTTCACTTCAGCCCCTCCGATGACCGCCCGCCGTATTTTGACACTTTCTTAGCTTCTAAGCCGGCACGCATCATCCTGAGGGAAGTGCAAAGTGAGGCAGATAGGGATAGAGGCGAGAAGACGGATGACGGCGAGCAAACAGAAACACTGAACCTTAGACTCGTGGAAAAACTGAAAAGCTTCCGCACCCTTTCTCCTCACACTGCTTCCATGGCATCTGCTACTACTCTGTTAGCCCCGTTTTGCTCCACAGGGCTGAGGAGGAACAGGAGCTTTCCTGCCTCGGTAGGAGCTAGTATGGCTATGAAAGATCCAGGAGGTTCCCATACTACTGATATCCTCATAGCCCATTCGATACAAGGCCCAGAAATCCAAACAAAAGCTCATGCACTTGGCCAAAAGCAAGATCAAGGTCAATAA
- the LOC144073190 gene encoding trafficking kinesin-binding protein 1-like isoform X1: MVTYKDAETITDVCNNTDLPELEIISLLEEQLPVYKLRADTIFGYEQDDWLHTPLVDPSSSFDLTTEQIDETLKYFLLCADRVGQMTKTYSDIDAVTRLLEEKERDLELAARIGQSLLKKNKTLSERNELLEEQVEHIREEVSQLRHDVSVKDELLQFYTTAAEESEGESTTPTLIVRPSESNVSTPTCFPLDSLQKKLKDLEEENQCLRSEASHLETETLFFEEKEQQLVNDCVKELRVANLQISSLAEDLAKKSDDASRQQEEITHLLSQIVDLQKKAKMYAVENEELTQHLGAAKDAQRQLTAELRELQDKYAECMEMLHEAQEELKNLRNKTVPSNTQRRFHSLGLFPMDSLAAEIEGTMRKELQMDDPDVEEQRLQPKRVFQTVKNLNLMRQQRLSLSPSPLNIPGSNQSSCITSGRSSRVGTPRSNSMYGSETGSGMMLDNRSSGILETPDDGSEDSNKRPPGTPGTPGSRDLEAALRRLSLRRDNYLSEKRFFEDERERKLAYLAKEEEKGGGECSGDPGTPTESLFSLCSDPSLRSAWSGYSFTARSYLPEKLQIVKPLEGSATLFAWQQLAQPHMGALLDDRPGVVTKGFRTLAHEQDEAGNWQLDQPEEDEVSCDSFAGSSGENLSDTLYSNPSLWSSCSQNSNTDASPHSGTLHNEKAGRLENIQPKDFNPPASPPSSSTPSSSGMNGHVDFKELGTQDHMPVNFPGKSMSHTTSTYTLTTCRILHPSDQLGSVSPSSVLSSCRSSISSTPHTPCCTPRRLSLVPSESSTNLRDPTKTTSTSLGLGRLLLEHGISASPPSMGDPREHPTSDDTTEGDDDKLPKKRPQSLFLQPSTPPNSPHSHTKLPACADFHFSPSDDRPPYFDTFLASKPARIILREVQSEADRDRGEKTDDGEQTETLNLRLVEKLKSFRTLSPHTASMASATTLLAPFCSTGLRRNRSFPASVGASMAMKDPGGSHTTDILIAHSIQGPEIQTKAHALGQKQDQGQ; the protein is encoded by the exons TACTGTGTGCTGATAGAGTTGGACAGATGACAAAGACCTACAGTGACATTGACGCCGTCACTCGACTGCTGGAAGAG AAAGAACGTGACTTGGAATTAGCAGCCCGCATCGGTCAGTCACTTCTGAAGAAAAACAAGACCCTCAGTGAGAGAAACGAACTACTGGAGGAGCAAGTTGAGCACATACGAGAGGAG GTATCCCAGTTGCGCCATGACGTGTCCGTGAAAGATGAGCTGTTGCAGTTCTATACCACCGCTGCTGAGGAAAGCGAGGGGGAGTCAACCACTCCCACACT TATTGTACGACCCAGTGAGAGCAATGTGTCAACGCCAACTTGTTTCCCATTGGACTCCTTGCAGAAGAAACTGAAAGATCTAGAAGAGGAAAATCAATGTCTTCGCTCTGAG GCCAGTCACTTGGAGACCGAAACACTCTTCTTTGAAGAAAAAGAGCAACAGTTGGTCAATGACTGCGTCAAAGAACTCC GCGTTGCCAACCTGCAAATTTCTTCTCTGGCTGAAGACCTGGCGAAGAAATCTGACGATGCTTCCAGACAGCAAGAGGAGATCACTCATCTTCTGTCCCAGATAGTAGACCTCcagaaaaaggccaaaatg tatgcTGTAGAGAACGAGGAACTCACACAGCATTTAGGGGCTGCCAAAGATGCTCAGCGACAACTCACTGCTGAG TTACGTGAGTTGCAGGACAAGTATGCAGAGTGCATGGAGATGTTACATGAGGCTCAAGAGGAGCTGAAAAATCTGAGGAATAAAACAGTTCCATCTAACACACAGAGACGTTTCCATTCTCTGGGATTGTTTCCAATG GACTCTCTAGCTGCAGAAATAGAAGGTACTATGAGGAAAGAACTTCAAATGGATGATCCAGATGTCGAGGAGCAAag ACTGCAGCCAAAACGTGTGTTCCAGACTGTAAAAAACCTCAACCTTATGCGTCAGCAACGTCTGTCGCTTTCCCCCTCCCCCCTCAACATCCCGGGCTCTAATCAGTCATCATGCATCACTTCGGGCCGCTCCAGCCGGGTGGGCACACCTCGCTCCAACTCTATGTATGGCAGTGAAACGGGAAGCGGAATGATGTTGGACAACCGGAGTAGCGGTATCCTAGAGACACCAGATGATGG ATCTGAGGACTCAAATAAGCGTCCCCCTGGAACTCCAGGTACCCCTGGTAGCCGTGACCTGGAGGCAGCCCTGCGGCGTCTGTCTCTACGCCGCGACAACTACCTCTCGGAAAAACGTTTCTTTGAAGACGAAAGGGAGAGGAAATTGGCGTACCTTGCCAAAGAGGAGGAAAAGGGAGGCGGGGAATGTAGCGGAGACCCAGGCACACCAACAGAGAGTCTTTTCTCACTATGTTCCGATCCATCGCTGAGAAGCGCGTGGTCGGGATACTCATTCACCGCCAGATCCTACCTACCAGAGAAGCTGCAGATTGTAAAGCCGCTGGAAG GTTCTGCAACCCTCTTTGCATGGCAGCAGTTAGCTCAACCCCACATGGGTGCTCTGCTGGATGACCGGCCCGGCGTGGTCACAAAGGGTTTCCGCACTTTAGCACACGAGCAGGACGAGGCAGGCAACTGGCAACTGGACCAGCCAGAGGAAGATGAAGTTTCATGTGACTCATTTGCAGGTTCTTCAGGAGAGAACCTTTCTGACACTTTGTACTCCAATCCCTCACTTTGGAGCTCCTGTAGCCAAAATAGCAACACAGATGCCAGTCCCCACTCAGGAACACTGCATAATGAAAAAGCAGGGAGATTAGAGAACATTCAACCAAAAGATTTTAACCCTCCTGCGAGTCCACCTTCTTCCTCTACACCATCTTCCTCTGGGATGAACGGGCATGTGGATTTCAAGGAACTCGGAACACAGGACCACATGCCTG TTAACTTCCCTGGGAAGAGTATGTCCCACACCACTTCCACCTACACACTCACCACCTGCAGGATTCTTCACCCCTCTGATCAGCTGGGCTCCGTGTCACCAAG TTCAGTGCTATCCTCTTGTCGAAGCAGTATATCATCTACTCCACATACCCCCTGCTGCACCCCACGCCGCCTCTCCCTCGTCCCATCTGAATCCTCCACCAATCTTCGAGACCCCACCAAGACGACCAGCACCTCACTAGGGCTCGGACGCCTCCTGCTGGAGCACGGGATCTCTGCGTCCCCGCCAAGCATGGGGGACCCCAGAGAGCATCCGACATCCGATGACACTACGGAGGGGGATGACGACAAATTGCCGAAGAAACGCccccaaagcctctttctccaGCCTTCGACTCCACCAAATTCCCCCCATTCTCACACCAAATTACCCGCTTGTGCAGATTTTCACTTCAGCCCCTCCGATGACCGCCCGCCGTATTTTGACACTTTCTTAGCTTCTAAGCCGGCACGCATCATCCTGAGGGAAGTGCAAAGTGAGGCAGATAGGGATAGAGGCGAGAAGACGGATGACGGCGAGCAAACAGAAACACTGAACCTTAGACTCGTGGAAAAACTGAAAAGCTTCCGCACCCTTTCTCCTCACACTGCTTCCATGGCATCTGCTACTACTCTGTTAGCCCCGTTTTGCTCCACAGGGCTGAGGAGGAACAGGAGCTTTCCTGCCTCGGTAGGAGCTAGTATGGCTATGAAAGATCCAGGAGGTTCCCATACTACTGATATCCTCATAGCCCATTCGATACAAGGCCCAGAAATCCAAACAAAAGCTCATGCACTTGGCCAAAAGCAAGATCAAGGTCAATAA
- the LOC144073190 gene encoding trafficking kinesin-binding protein 1-like isoform X3: MVTYKDAETITDVCNNTDLPELEIISLLEEQLPVYKLRADTIFGYEQDDWLHTPLVDPSSSFDLTTEQIDETLKYFLLCADRVGQMTKTYSDIDAVTRLLEEKERDLELAARIGQSLLKKNKTLSERNELLEEQVEHIREEVSQLRHDVSVKDELLQFYTTAAEESEGESTTPTLIVRPSESNVSTPTCFPLDSLQKKLKDLEEENQCLRSEASHLETETLFFEEKEQQLVNDCVKELRVANLQISSLAEDLAKKSDDASRQQEEITHLLSQIVDLQKKAKMYAVENEELTQHLGAAKDAQRQLTAELRELQDKYAECMEMLHEAQEELKNLRNKTVPSNTQRRFHSLGLFPMDSLAAEIEGTMRKELQMDDPDVEEQRLQPKRVFQTVKNLNLMRQQRLSLSPSPLNIPGSNQSSCITSGRSSRVGTPRSNSMYGSETGSGMMLDNRSSGILETPDDGSEDSNKRPPGTPGTPGSRDLEAALRRLSLRRDNYLSEKRFFEDERERKLAYLAKEEEKGGGECSGDPGTPTESLFSLCSDPSLRSAWSGYSFTARSYLPEKLQIVKPLEGSATLFAWQQLAQPHMGALLDDRPGVVTKGFRTLAHEQDEAGNWQLDQPEEDEVSCDSFAGSSGENLSDTLYSNPSLWSSCSQNSNTDASPHSGTLHNEKAGRLENIQPKDFNPPASPPSSSTPSSSGMNGHVDFKELGTQDHMPVNFPGKSMSHTTSTYTLTTCRILHPSDQLGSVSPRSCVEEEEVELYHMVVMADLEQTQ; encoded by the exons TACTGTGTGCTGATAGAGTTGGACAGATGACAAAGACCTACAGTGACATTGACGCCGTCACTCGACTGCTGGAAGAG AAAGAACGTGACTTGGAATTAGCAGCCCGCATCGGTCAGTCACTTCTGAAGAAAAACAAGACCCTCAGTGAGAGAAACGAACTACTGGAGGAGCAAGTTGAGCACATACGAGAGGAG GTATCCCAGTTGCGCCATGACGTGTCCGTGAAAGATGAGCTGTTGCAGTTCTATACCACCGCTGCTGAGGAAAGCGAGGGGGAGTCAACCACTCCCACACT TATTGTACGACCCAGTGAGAGCAATGTGTCAACGCCAACTTGTTTCCCATTGGACTCCTTGCAGAAGAAACTGAAAGATCTAGAAGAGGAAAATCAATGTCTTCGCTCTGAG GCCAGTCACTTGGAGACCGAAACACTCTTCTTTGAAGAAAAAGAGCAACAGTTGGTCAATGACTGCGTCAAAGAACTCC GCGTTGCCAACCTGCAAATTTCTTCTCTGGCTGAAGACCTGGCGAAGAAATCTGACGATGCTTCCAGACAGCAAGAGGAGATCACTCATCTTCTGTCCCAGATAGTAGACCTCcagaaaaaggccaaaatg tatgcTGTAGAGAACGAGGAACTCACACAGCATTTAGGGGCTGCCAAAGATGCTCAGCGACAACTCACTGCTGAG TTACGTGAGTTGCAGGACAAGTATGCAGAGTGCATGGAGATGTTACATGAGGCTCAAGAGGAGCTGAAAAATCTGAGGAATAAAACAGTTCCATCTAACACACAGAGACGTTTCCATTCTCTGGGATTGTTTCCAATG GACTCTCTAGCTGCAGAAATAGAAGGTACTATGAGGAAAGAACTTCAAATGGATGATCCAGATGTCGAGGAGCAAag ACTGCAGCCAAAACGTGTGTTCCAGACTGTAAAAAACCTCAACCTTATGCGTCAGCAACGTCTGTCGCTTTCCCCCTCCCCCCTCAACATCCCGGGCTCTAATCAGTCATCATGCATCACTTCGGGCCGCTCCAGCCGGGTGGGCACACCTCGCTCCAACTCTATGTATGGCAGTGAAACGGGAAGCGGAATGATGTTGGACAACCGGAGTAGCGGTATCCTAGAGACACCAGATGATGG ATCTGAGGACTCAAATAAGCGTCCCCCTGGAACTCCAGGTACCCCTGGTAGCCGTGACCTGGAGGCAGCCCTGCGGCGTCTGTCTCTACGCCGCGACAACTACCTCTCGGAAAAACGTTTCTTTGAAGACGAAAGGGAGAGGAAATTGGCGTACCTTGCCAAAGAGGAGGAAAAGGGAGGCGGGGAATGTAGCGGAGACCCAGGCACACCAACAGAGAGTCTTTTCTCACTATGTTCCGATCCATCGCTGAGAAGCGCGTGGTCGGGATACTCATTCACCGCCAGATCCTACCTACCAGAGAAGCTGCAGATTGTAAAGCCGCTGGAAG GTTCTGCAACCCTCTTTGCATGGCAGCAGTTAGCTCAACCCCACATGGGTGCTCTGCTGGATGACCGGCCCGGCGTGGTCACAAAGGGTTTCCGCACTTTAGCACACGAGCAGGACGAGGCAGGCAACTGGCAACTGGACCAGCCAGAGGAAGATGAAGTTTCATGTGACTCATTTGCAGGTTCTTCAGGAGAGAACCTTTCTGACACTTTGTACTCCAATCCCTCACTTTGGAGCTCCTGTAGCCAAAATAGCAACACAGATGCCAGTCCCCACTCAGGAACACTGCATAATGAAAAAGCAGGGAGATTAGAGAACATTCAACCAAAAGATTTTAACCCTCCTGCGAGTCCACCTTCTTCCTCTACACCATCTTCCTCTGGGATGAACGGGCATGTGGATTTCAAGGAACTCGGAACACAGGACCACATGCCTG TTAACTTCCCTGGGAAGAGTATGTCCCACACCACTTCCACCTACACACTCACCACCTGCAGGATTCTTCACCCCTCTGATCAGCTGGGCTCCGTGTCACCAAG ATCATGTgttgaggaagaggaagtggagttGTATCATATGGTTGTCATGGCTGACTTAGAGCAGACCCAATGA